Part of the Halorussus salinus genome is shown below.
TCCGTTCCATCCGCTGCGTGTAGCGCGTAGAGAGACCCACCGTCGCCACGTGCGTAGACTGTCGACCTATCGGTAACTGGATCACCGTAGACTCCCGCTGTCTTCCAACGCACGTCACCGGTCGCTGGGTCAAGTCCGTATGTGAAATTTCGGGTACTCGTGATGAGGGTACCCCCCGCGATCTGTGGTCCCTCCCCCATCCGTGTCGCAGTCGCCTTCGGTTCAAACGTCCATTTCTCCGCCCCATCCGAGAGGTCTAGCGCGAAGAGACCAGTCTGCTCAGTCTGGACGTACAGCGTGTCTTCGTAAACGAGTGGAGACGCTACAACCGGGTCATGCTTAGCTATATCACGCTTCCAACGGAGGGATCCATTCCCAGTGCCAAACGCAAACAGATCTTCCGCAAACTTCGAATCAGTATGACTCGTCGGAAGACTACTGTTCGGCAAGTATACCGTCCCCTCCTCAACCGTCGGGCTTGCCTGAATAGTTCCCGCGTCGCCCCACTCACGACGCCACATCTCCTCGCCCGTTTCGATGTCGTAGACGAAAAGTGTCTCGTAGTCGGTGGCGTATACGTGTCCGTCTGCGGTGGTCGGGGCGAGCCAGCCTGATTGGGGGTGTTGTTTCTGCCATCGCTGTGTACCGTCGGTGGTATCGAGGGTAGCGAGTCCGTTGGTTGAGCTTGTTGCAAAGACCCATTCTCCTGTATTGTCGATGGCGGGCTGTGGAATCCGTTTCCCGAGCGGAATATACCAGTCCAGAGAGATGCCGGTCGTTCGGAGTTCCGGAGGGAGGTCTGATTGGTCGGCCGTCGTTGGGTTCGTGACTGGCTGCTGGCTTGAATTCGAGTCGCTTGAAAGACAGCCTGCTCCGGTGGTCCCAGCGAGAAGAGCAGTTGATGTGAGGAGATCCCGACGCGATAGTGACACAATTCTAACTTAGCGAGTTATCGTATAAGCTTTCAGGTTCGTACGTGATCCCTGCTTCGCGTCGGTCTCGCCGTCAATCATGAGCAGTATATTCAAATGGGAAGCGAAACCCTTCTTCGATATGGTTACCCGCCGCCAGACCCTCCAAGCTATCAGCACAACAGCCCTCCCAGCACTTGCAGGCTGTACAACCGATATTCTCGACTCCGGCAAGTCCCAAACAAGGTACACGCTTAACATCGAACCAATCGAAGTCTCCCCGGTCGAACACGCCCTCTTCGACCCCGACGATGACGCCCTCTTTGGCAACCCAGCGCAGACCGCGCTCGCCGCCATTCTCCCCGACGGCCGACACACGACGTACGGATACGAACCACTGCCCGATGACGCCTACGTTGAATACGAAGGGAGCTACTATCAGACCACGAACCTCGTTACCGGTCGCAAGCAGATGGAACGCACTCTAATCCGGGCTGAACCACTCCCAGACAAAGCTGACGTTCCCAACGACGCGATACTAGTAGACGAACTCAACCGACCGGCCGCGAGGGTCGTCAAGATCCTCCACAGCAACGCAGTTACTGGCGGTGAAGGGAATAGCGCGGAATTGCTCCGCGAGGACGCCTACGTCTTACGCCGCCCCGTCGAGCGGGAGAGTCGTCTTGCGACGGGCGAGTTAGACGGTCGCATCGTGACGATGACTGACGGTGGAAACTGGGCCTATCGACTTCATGTAACTCACAAGCGCATCACCGAGACAGCTCACACGACGCTAGCCATCGAAGTGGCTAATTCTCACTCACAGTTCCGAGACGTTGTTTTCGGGTCGCGTATCGACGTCGAACTCACGCCCGAGAATCTCTCGGCGGACGTTCGGAACCTGCTTGAGGACGCCGTCCGGCGAGAAACCTACGAGGAGACCGTGCCGCTCCCCGAGACGTTTGAAGCGTTACTGACGGCGCTCGGTTTGAAGGCCGTCGATACGGCGGTTACTGGGAAATTGCTGTGGTATGATGGTGAACTCTACCGTTGTGCGCTGTACGTCAACGACAGTTCTTAATTCCGCCTTCATTAGATGCCACCTGAACACCACAGTATCTCCAGTCATCTTATCGCCGGATTCATCGTACGCACCTCTATGGTGGTTTGGGTGACAAGAATAGCTTGAGGACACCGTCTAGTTTTCTTCTTCAACTGACGTGTGTTCATCGAGGGCTTGATGCGCCGCGTTTAGGGTTTCTGATTATACTCTGTTGCACTAATTATATTAATTAAAAGTCTGTGACGAATTCATTTTCGGAGTCAAGTCCTGAGGTACTCCCTTGCTTATCTGTAGACGGCAAGATCTCACGAACAATTCACTATAGAAAACCGGTTCCTTTATTATAACCACATTTACATTTGTCCGTATTGAACGGTACCCCCCGAACCGATTTCCCGTCAACGGCTGGTGAGTATCAATGAGCCCCGATCAATCAAGCCACTCCACTTCGTCTTTAGCATCCAAGAAGCCACCTCGAAGCCCGCCAACGAAGCGAGCATCACTCGTTGGTAGCGTTGTAGGGGTATGTATCGGCCTGAGTTCACATTTTCTATTACTGGATTATTCTATAGTATCCATTACCATTTGTCTCCTATACTCCATCGGGGTTACGCTCATGATCGACTACGTCAGTATCCTCCGACAGACCCCCTACGATGGCGGGAGTTGGTGGACGATTGCCTTCGGTGGGACCACTGGACTCGTTATGATGGTTGTACAGCTGGTCTACCGGCCGATTGTTCCAGATGAGATCGCAGTAAAGCGCGTCCTCCCTGAGGGAGTGCGGACCATTCCATTTAATTTCATCCTTATCCTGTGGCTTCTCATGTTCGGTGTCGCGTTAGTCTCACTGACATACGGAATCGGAATGGCAGTAACGGACATGTCCGAAGGATAAGGTCGTGTTCACGGGTATCATAATTACCCTCGTTCGGCCGGAGGAGACTAGACTGAGGTGGTCAAGCGTTTGGGTACCACCGTTCGCCGTTGATATACATTTTCGCCAATCTGTCTAATTCCCATCGCGTAAAGCCAGTATGCATTTTAATACATATTGTTACATACTACTAAGTGATATGTGGTCATAACTTCACTCAATGGACATCGGGACCGCGTTACGAGCCACCCCACTGCTATTCAACGAAGGTGCAGACCGACTCCGAGACGACCTCGCGCCACACATCACCGCCGCAGTTGAACAGACAGCCCACGACCACGCCGACGCACTCGCAGCCGACATCCCCAAGACAACACAGTCAGCACACTTACCACCATTCGTTGACGACAAAGAACTACCACCCGAGGAGACAGGCGTCTTTGTCATTACTGTACTCTTATATGAGGTTCTTGAATCGGAAACATTAGAGTCGCAACTTGACAACTTCGAGACGCTCGGCGAGTCAATTGCAACCGACCTTATCGCAGATGAACTCGAAGAACACGCGGACGAATCTCTCTCGCTTGACTATACTGCGGTCGCGGCTGACTTCTGTCGGTACCTCGAACGTGAACTCAGTAGCGACCCGGACCTATCCCGGAAACACATCATTCGACTACTGCAGCAACTCCTCGAGCGAGCTAGCGGCGATAGTCAGTTCGACGTGTTCACCGAACAAGGGTTCGATTGGATTGACGATGCCTATATTCGGAACCGTACGGTGGACCCCGAGTACTGCTGGCGGCGGGCGTTCACGTTCTCCGAACTCAATGAAGGGTACGCGATTGACCGGGATTGGCCGGGCGAGGAGTACACGACAGTCACCGACCGGCTACTCGCAGATCTCGCTGATGGCGGTGGGACGGTGCTGGTGAGTCCGCCCGGCGCTGGCAAAACGACGACCACTAGAGCGACGGCCATCGAATGGTATAATCGACATCCAGACGGAGTTATCCTCTACCATAAAGGCGGTGACCCAATCACCGATCCTGACCGGCTAATCGCCGCAATTCAGCAACTCGCTGCGGACATGCCGGTGCTGGTGGTTGTCGAAGATGCTGCTCGCCAGAGTGTCGTCCCTTTCTATGAGGTTCTTGATGCGTTGGAGCCAGCCGACAACGTGTGTTTTCTGTTGAACTCGCGGGAGCGCGAATGGAAGCAGTTCGACGACCATGCAAAACACCATGACGCGTTCGACACTGATAGTCAGAACTACCAAGACGTCCTTACAACGCGAACCCGGTATCCCACACGGCGTGATCTCTCGGCACTCACGGAGTCTGAAATCGAACAGTTCATTGATCAGTTTGAATCGGTGGCTGACCGACGGGTAGAGGCGAACCCCGATGAGTTAGTTGGCCAGATTCACACCCAGCATGGCGCAAGTCCGATGCTCCTGCTGTCTTATCACCTCCCAATCGGTGGTGTCGAAGCGATGCCCGACGACGAAGCATCGGCACTCGAAGCCAACGTCGCTGAAACGTTCACCCACATCACAACGCAGGATGCCAGTGACTACGACGAGGTATCGGACGCTAAGTTGTTCGAACACGTGAGCTTGCTCGCCAACCTCTTGAACGCCGCCGAAATCCCGGTCCACCGAGAACTCCTATATGTTATCGGCGACGATGAGGAAACCTTCCGAGCAATCGATGAGATACGGACCGCGCTTGACAGCTGGTTGTTTTTCGGCATGGACTCCGACGACCAGCCTCTGACTCACCATCCTGTCTGGTCGGAACTGTACCTCCAACACTACCTCGATACGGCGACGGTCGAGAGCATCGCACGCGATCAGTTTGAGAGCGTCTTGAACGCGTTGTTTCGGTTCCTCGAAGATGCCGACCGACGCGAAGCAATCGAACGCTATCTTGGTCGGCCAACTCAACGGCTTCGCGCACACAACAACCATTCTGAAACGCTATCAAATTGGTTCGTTCGCGCAGTCTTCGAGATTGGGGAAGCTCGCCCGCGACTCACTCCGCTATTTGGAACGATGGAGTACTCCGGTCTCTCACTTCCGGATAACTGTTCGCAGACAGCTACCGCGAACTGTACGCTCTCCCGGTATCAGATGCACCGCAAACAAGGCCATCCCGACATCGCGACCCAAGAACTGGAAGCCTTTCGAGATCTCTCAGCTAGTGGGAGTGAGGGTGAAGCCGACTCGATTTATTATAATGCGAAAGGAAACTTGGCGCATGTCGTAGGTGATTTTGCGACCGCCCGTGACTACCTCGAACGGAGCCTCGCCATCGAGCGGAAACTCAATAATCATGCGGGTGTAGCAAGAAGTCTTGGAAATCTTGGAAATATTGCTCGCGACCAAGGCGATTTTGAGGCGGCTCGAGAGTACTACGAGCAGAGTCTTACAATCCAACGTGACCTCGGTAACCGTGCGGGTGTAGCAAGAGGTCTCGGTAATCTTGCTCTCGTCGCCCGAAATCAAGGTGACCTTGAGGAGGCTCGTGACTATCATAAGCAAAGTCTATCGATCGAACGTGACCTTGGTAACCGTGCGGGTGAAGCAAAGAATCTCGGTAATCTTGGGCTTGTGGCTTTTGAGCGGGGTGATCTTGAGAAGGCACGTGACTACCACGAACAAAGTCTCACGATCAAGCGTGATCTCGGTAATCGTGCGAGTGAAGCAAAGAGCCTCAGTAATCTCGGGAATGTCGCTTTTAAGCAGGATGATTTCGAGGCGGCTCGAGAGTACTACCAGCAGAGTCTCACAATTGAGCGAAACCTCGGTAACCGTGCTGGCGTAGCGAGGACTCTCAATAATCTCGCGGGTGTCGCTACGAAGGAGGGCGATTACGAGGCGGGTCGTGATTATTACGAGCAGAGCCTTGCGATCAGTCGTGATCTTGATGATCGTGCGAGCGAGGCACGAAGTCTTAGTAATCTTGGGATTATTGCAGAAAAACAAGATGACTTTGAGGGGGCGGTGGAGTATCTTGAAGAGGGATATGCTATTTTCCGGGAGCTTGGCGCAGTCCGTATGGAACTGCAGACCATTTCGAATCTAATTCATACGTATCTGCGGGCGGAGAACGAGGATGCGGCGCTAGAGTGGTGTCGGAAAGGGATCGAACGCTGTGATTCGATTGACCTACCGGTCGAAGAGCGGGCCTATAAGTTCCGCCGTAACCGTGCCCAGTTAGTTGAGACACCCGAACGCACGTTCGAACTATACAATTACGCGTTGGATACGATTCTTGACGATAACGCCAGTCAGGCGGTTCAATTACTCCAAGCGATCTGGGAGCGCCGCGACACATTTGAGCCAGATGACGATATTTACCCAGTCATTCTTGGCGCGGGTGTTGGCGTTGCCGCACATCTTGTATCGGTCGATACGGATAGCGATATAGACCCGGAAGACGTACTTGAAGAGATTGAACCGGACGACGACCAGCTGGCGGAAGCGGCCCGCGTTCTCTACGAGTATCTGCACACAGAGACTGTCGAGACAGCGCCAGCGGAATTCATCAAGCAAGCACGGGAACTCGTTGAGCAAAGACGGGAAGTGGACGAAGAGGAGTTCGGTCTCGACGAATTAGAAGCACTTGCATATGCGAAGCTATTACAGGCGGTGCAGGCAGTCGTTTAATTGAAGCTTCTTGAAAGGCGCTCTCGTTCTTGTTGGATTTCTGTAGATGGGGGTGGAATACCCTCTACGCTCAACAAAGTGCTTACATGTAGTAGATACATCAAGAATACACGTTGTATTAGCAGACTCAGGTCCATCTCCGCCAGTGGAAATCTGTGCCCTATTGGTCACTCATCGGTGTTGCCACAGAGCGTGTTGCAGAGGCTCTTATAGACGTGAACGATACCGTGGTAGAGGCTGGTGCGGGCGCGGTCTGAGGCAAAAATGACGCCGAGAAGTCCGACAAGGAGTGCGCTGACACCGAGTATCAGGTCGCGGTGACGGTCGAAGAGGCATTCGGGGGAGCAGTAGACGGTTATTCGCGAGATGTCTTGATCTATGGGCGTGATTCCGGTGAGGTCTGCGGGACCATACTTAGCGCGAACAAGGTAGGTTCCGGTTTTCGAGATGTTCGTGATCACAGTATACTGGGCTACGTCGGTCGGTTGCAGTCCGTTATCATAGCTGTAGATGACGTTGCCGTCTTCCATTCCGTCAACTCCCTCGTCGCGTTTCGGCTTGCCGTCACACTCCTCGGTCTCGCTACGCCCGATTCGCCGGACCCCAATCGAGTTATCGTTCACGATACAGTCGTCTGGCCCGAATAAATACAGCATCGTGGGCGAATCGCCAGCATGCCAGACGCCAAGAATATCCGACACCGTCCGGTTCGAGTGATTCACAACGCAAATCGTCAATGTCTGTTCGGTGCCCGCGTCGATTCGGCGCTCGTCGGGAAACACATGTACGGTGATGTCCGGTGGCGTCGTTGGTGTATCATTACGTACGGCCGTATCGTCCGCTATCGGACGCTTACACGACGAGTGCAGTTCTGGCGTGGCTTGCGACTGGCTTGTGTGTGGCGTAGCTGTCCCAGCGAGTACCACAACGAGAAAAATAGCTATGAGTATTTTGCATCGTGTCATTTGTTCCCACGACCCAGACTAAACCGACGCCCCAACCCTTCTAAAATCTAACTACTACCGAGAACGACTAACCGATCAAGCTACTAATGAGGGGATTCACCGGCCTCCGTATTGGTTGTGGTCCTACGCTACTCCGCATCAACGAATACCGGTCGCTTTCTATTTGATTTGGCAGAACTCGATTTCGGTGTTGTAGGGATTGTCGTCGTGCCAGACGACGCGCTTCCCGCCTTGCTTGACGTTCACGAATCCGAACCGGTCCGCATCACCTTCCGTGTTCATCTTCCCATTCACGAAACTGGCGACCTCGCTGGCGGTCCAGACGCCCTTGTACGTGTCCGTCTCACGCATGAACTGCATGAGACAAGTGTCCTTCCGGACGTAGAGACCGTCGATGTCAGCGGTATCCTCGCCACTATAGATACCGTACGTGGTGACGGACGCCGTATCTGGGTCTGCTGGACGGTTCACTGCGAACGCGACGTTACAGTCGCCGCAGTGACGGAGTTCGATGAGTGGGTCCGGTACGTCCGTCACTCGCCCGTGAGACTCCTCGGCGTTGTCCTGCTCGAAGCCGGTGGCGGTCTTCCCGCAGTGGGGGCAATCCCGGTCTGTGGTGACGGTCATGCCTTCTTCGCCGCCTACGAGTTCGGAAAGGACTGGGTTCTCGCCGACGATAATGTGGTCGTAGGGGATGCGGTCTTCCTCACTCGGCGGTGCGCCCTTCTCGTCGGGAATATCGGCGGCCCACGCGACATCGCCCTCGTCTGGGGCACCGAGAACGAGGGGGCTGTCGGCCTCGTTGAATTCGACTGTCGGGAGTTCAAGTAGCTTCTGGAGGTAGTGGTCTTGGACGTGGGCGACGTGGTAGGTCTCTCTCTCGATGACTACCTCTTGGCCGGGCACCGCGTCGAGTAGTGCCTCACGGATAGCCTCAGGAGTACTACCGGCCGTTTGCGGTTCTGTGGTCGGTGATTCCGTCGTTACTTCCTCAGTAGTCGTGGACTGAGATGCCGTGTCGAATCGGTCTTCTCCGAGACGGGCCTGATGCCCCATTGTTGCATCTAGATAATCGGGAGGCTATTTCATAAGCTTTTCTATTCTATTTAGGTACAACAGTGAGTTGATGCTACAGGACGGACATCCCAACGACACGGTCTCGATAAGAGCTAAACCACTTCGACACTCTCGGTCAATTCGAGCTGGCAGGTGTCCTGCGTAGGTGTCTGAGTCTCTTCTGTCGCTTCCTCTAACCGCTCCAGATAGTGCCAGTACTCGTTCTGAAACACGGTCGTCGTATCGGCAGAATCGAACCCCGTTTGATATGCCCAGACAAGGCCGTCCTCACCACCGGGATTCCCAACGTGAACCTGGAGTCCCTCGTCATGGGCGCGGGCGACGATTTCCGGGCCATGCGCTCGCTTCCACCGCTTGCTTCCTCCGACGAAGATACCGTCCGCGAGCATATCCGTGGCGAACTCGAATAGTTCGTCTATCGACAGACCGGGCTGAAAGGCGACGTAGCGGTTAAAATCCTGCCGTCGCGGGAGGAGGGGCGCATCACGATGGAATAGGCTTTCGCACAGTTCGCGGGTGGCCTCGGCGTCTCCGTGGACATCGGGCCAGACGATGAAATCTGGCCACCGAGGCATCTCCGTCTTCGCCTTTTCGAGCGTATCAAGCCACTCGTCCATATCGAACTTGCCGCTATACGCGCCGTTATCTACGAAATAGGGAACGTCGTGAGGCGTCATTTTCTGCGGGGTCCATCCCGCGCCGTGGACGTGCGACGGTGCGTGTTCACGGGTCTTCCGTAGGTTCTCCGGCGAAGCCCTAGTATAATACAGTCTCATTATCAAAAATAGCGAAGGTCAGCTTAGGCGTCTTCGCGAGCAGTTTCAAGCGCCTGATGCAGGTCCCGGTTCAGGACCGGAGCGATACCCTCGACCTCGTATCCGCGAGCATTCAGTTCTGAGTGAATGAGGTTCGCAATCTCGCGGGCGTCCTCGCCGCCAAGGTCGTCCGGGTCTACCCCAAGTGCTTCCCAAAAGGCGACCATTTCTACTCTCCTCCCTCGCTCCACATCTCTGATTCTTCACCGCCGACCGGACACGTTCCTCGCGCCCAGCCTGCACGGACGACTTGCCACTTCCCGCCGGGCTGGCCGCCGAACCGACATGGCTCCTCACCGGCCGAGGCCGCTGGGAACGACTTGACGACTCCGAGTTGCAGATTCCACGTCGCAGCGTCTCGGAGGATAGCTGTCAGTGCCGGGCGGCCCGTCCATACGTGAACTGCCTCGGGGGCAAGTCCCGAGGCTTCCCGTGGATTACTCGGACACACCCACACGCCCATCGGTACGGCGACCTGTCGCGGTCGGGTGGGTCACGGTCGGGGCGTCCACGGCCCCCGATGCCTGCCGTCGCACCGTCCGAACAACGGGAAGGCTGTTGAGAGCAGGCACATTCCAATCCTGATGCTTTTTGATGCCTTTCACGGCGATGTTGACGCTTGCACCACGGTCGCTATGGTCTTGATGGGAACACGACCGACACTTGAACCGCTTCTTGTTACGGTTCGCACGATCCGTATGCCCACACATCGGGCACCGTTGGCTGGTGTACTTAGGGTTAACCCACGCGGTCGGAACCCCTTCGAACGACGCCTTGTACGATGTAAGGAACTGAAGGGCGCGGAACGGCAAGTGGTGCAAGCGTCGGTTCATCCGGGTACCGTAGTCGAGACCGTCGCGCATCTCTTTGAGGTCTTCAAAGACGATACACGGCTTCTCGAACTGTTGGCTCCACTCCACGATGTGACGGCTCATCTTATGGAGTCTATCGTGGACAAACCGTTCCTCACGCCCTTCCAGCGTATCGTGAATACTGTCTTTCCCCGCGTTCTGGACGCGCTTTCGCATCGTAAAGTAGCGGTGGCGCTCGAACTTGATTTCGGGGAACTCGATAACCAACGTGTCCTTGACGCCATGCTCGGAGAGTGCGGTGAGCGCCACGTTGTCCTCGTTCACGTCCACGCCGACGACCGTCCGTGAGTCCTGCTTGTCTCGAACAGTCTGTTCGGTGTTGGTGACGTTGACGTGCAACTCGGCGTTCTCGTTGTGGAACAAGGCTTCTGCCGTCCCAATCTTCCACTCGTCACTTTTGAGTGCGGTCTTGAGAATGTCGAGGTGGGCGTCACTCCCTTTGAGGACGCCCTTGACGTGATTGTACGGCTTTGCACTGATTCGGAACGCCACGTCGCCATCGCCGGAGAGCGACAGGTTGTACCCCTCCTCGTAGTTCGCACGAAGCGGGTACACACTATCCTTGGTGTGACTCGGGAGTCCAAAGTCGTCGCACTCGTAGTAGTTCTCCATCATGCCGAGTGCCTTTGCAACGACGCGCTGAGTCGTGTTCTTCACGAGGTTGGCGTCGTCGGCCACGCGGTCGGGAATCGCGTCCCAGTCCACGCCTTGCTTGGCGAGGCGGATAGTTTCGTTGTACACCCGGCGGGCTTCGAGGGTGGCGTCGTACAGCAGGCTCTCATTGTCACTCTGAATGTCGAGTTGGAAATCCAGCGTCTTGACGAGAGCCTGTGAATCAGTCATTCTTCGTCTTGTTCGGTGGGTTCCGAGATTCGGACGACTTTCACGTTGGCCCCACGCCAACGTTTCGGGACGGTGACGTGGGCGCTGTTCCCAAACGGTTTGACCTCGCCGTCAAGAACTTCCTCGCCGTCGATTTCAAAGCGATTCGCCATACCTGTGTATATACTTTATATATACTTAATTGTGTCGGATACTTAGCCTCAATATGGCCGAGAAGTGGTCGAACAACACGGTGTACACCGTCAACTACCACTCCGTGTGGTATCCGAAGTACCGCCACGCGATACTCGAACCAACCGAAGACTCGCTGGACGAGTGTTTCCGCGACACATGCGAGGAGTACCAACCTACACGAACGACTCTACCAATACATCACGACGCACCAGTACAACCCTGCTCGGGCGTGTTCCACCCCGACCACAGACGCTGTTGGCGGTCGAACCTCTACCTCACCTTCTCCACGGTTGCCGCTGGATGCCGCTGGAATTGACAGACATACTAGTAGCCAGACGGTGCCACCGCCACGAGGAGCCACCCTAAGGGGCGGGCTACATGTCGTGACGGATCCAGACCGCGACCGGTTAGGGGTGGTTGCGTGAGAGGTGTCTCCCTCTCGGGGCCTGATCTGGTCCGGCCACTCCGTTATCCGGCCACCTCGTCTGTTGCCGGACTCCCTGCGTCACCCAGCGACGGTTCGCCTGGTAGGTCGGCCTCCTCGGTCAACACCACGACGTTCTCCTTGTAGGTCAAGCCGTCTGTGGTGCGTTTCTTCTGGGTGGTGATGAGCCGGTGCTTGCTTAATTCGGCCATCGCGTCGAGGGTGCGCCGTGCCAATTCTTGGGCATAGTTCTTCGACACACCTTCTTCGTTCGCGCGAATCCAATCAGCAAGATCTGACGACTTCAGGTAAACACGCCATCCGCTACTCCCGCTCGTCCATAACTGGTATCGGCCGGAATCGTCACGCTCCCGCCATGCCTTCGCTGCAAGCTCGTCGGGCTTGCGGTTAGTAACGCTCGCGAGCATTTCATCATCGTAGCGAGCGAGGCGTTGGATCGGTAGCAGGTCGGCCGTCGAGTGGGCGACTGCGCCACCGCGATTGAGTGCGTCTTCCTCGCCGGGCAGGCGGGCGTAGTGGTTGCCGTCGTCTTTCGTAATCCGTTCGACACGCTCACCATCCACGTCGAGAAGCTCGTCCATGATGTTCGGCTCGACGTTCTCGTACGCGAGGTGCGCGCCTTTCTCTAGCTCGCGGGACTGCAGTTCCGCGATCATTGAGCGGGTGCCGTTTGCTTTCGCTTCGAGGGCGTTGAGTCGCGCGTCGTGTTCGCCTTCGACTGTCTCCTCTATATCTGTGAGTCGCGTTTCGGCCTCGCGGCGCGCCTCGCGCTCTTGGGAGAGTTCGTCGCGGAGTTCGGTTACTTCTGCTTCAAGGTCGGCAATCTGTTCTCGGAGGTCGGCGGTCGCTTCCTGAATGCGTTGGTCAATGAGTTCGTCAAGCTGTTCGTCGGCCGGAGTCTGCGATTCGTCGGTGGGGGTGTCGGTGGTCATCGGTTCTCGGGAGTGATCTTGGGTGATTCGGTGGCGATACCGCTAGGCGTGCATGCGCGCGAAGAGGAGCGAACAAGGGGGCGTCTGGGCTACCCGCGTGTTCTCCCGTGTAGGCGTCGCTGTCGCGGACACGATGGGTCGGCGGGCAACTCGAACTCGGCCACGTCGATATCGAGTGAGGCAGCGGTCCGCACAAACAACTGGGTAAGGAGAATCCGGCCCTCCTCGGTGAGGTCGCAGGTGAATCCGCGTGCGTCGTCAGGGTGGTCGCTCTTCGTCAGGAACCCCTGCTCGACGAGTTCGTTGAGCCGCGGGTAGAACTGGCCGCCCTCGGTGTTGGTCTGGCCGAGTGTTTCGAGTTCGTCCTTGACATCCGTCCCAACCGGTGTGTCGTTCGCTTGGTTCGCGCGGTAGGTCGCCAGCAGGAGGTCGCGTTTGTAGCTCGTGAGATCGGCCGCCATCTCCGTGAGTGAACGAAACGAATTCATCGACGGTCACCTCCCGTGCGAGCAGTAGATTCCGTGGGCAGTGTGCAACCGCAGGGCTGGAGGGTGTGTTCCGTGGGACTATCGGCAGTGATCGCGGCAATCTTCGAATTACAGCACGGACACTCACCATCTTCAAGCGTCGTCGTCGTACTCATCGGTCGGTCACCTCCTCGTTCGCGCGGCGAATCCGCTGGCAGAACTGGCACGGCGCGTACCGCTGGTCTTGAGCGTCGGCGCGGGCGAGTTGTGTGAGGTCGTCGTGGTCCACCGGGCACAGCGGGGTATCGTCGTGGTCGGTCTCGTGGTAGGCGTACGTATTCGTCCGATTCGTCGTCCGGACGAGAACGGTGTCACTTGCGGGAAACGGATCCTGTTCGGTGCGGCGATCCAGTTCCTCGCGCGTCGGGTCAGCAACCGTCTCCGGGTCCGGACACGTATGGCTCGACAACTGGACCGTCGGCGTTCCACACCCGTCGCACACATCGAACGTCTCGGGAATAGCTTCCGAGAGGTCCGGCCCGACCTCCTCGACCGCCTGCGTCATGACTCGCCCTCCCGTTCGAAGGCGTTCGTTTGGCTCGGGGCAGAATCGGACTCAAGTTCGATGCCGGTCTGTTCTGCACGTCGGCGCGCGAATGTATTCAGCAGGATGCGGGCTTGCTCAGTCGTCGCATACTCGTTGGTGCGGCCATCGCGTTCGGCCTTCTCCAGCAACCCGCGCTCAACGTGTTCATCTAAATTCTGGTACAGCCGCGAATGATTAATCTCCTCGGGGTACTCGGT
Proteins encoded:
- a CDS encoding helix-turn-helix domain-containing protein, yielding MNSFRSLTEMAADLTSYKRDLLLATYRANQANDTPVGTDVKDELETLGQTNTEGGQFYPRLNELVEQGFLTKSDHPDDARGFTCDLTEEGRILLTQLFVRTAASLDIDVAEFELPADPSCPRQRRLHGRTRG
- a CDS encoding helix-turn-helix domain-containing protein produces the protein MSVDSSWSVADLRAFERDLLFAVRALERRDSPPKGLAIKQYLDTEYPEEINHSRLYQNLDEHVERGLLEKAERDGRTNEYATTEQARILLNTFARRRAEQTGIELESDSAPSQTNAFEREGES